From one Triticum aestivum cultivar Chinese Spring chromosome 4B, IWGSC CS RefSeq v2.1, whole genome shotgun sequence genomic stretch:
- the LOC123093576 gene encoding phosphatidylinositol-glycan biosynthesis class F protein, producing the protein MGAEVAQISAFTAAAAHALCLAGLAAAHFLAGRGALVSDPAHALRLLVVCEAPLVIVVFSLLRRDPKRCSFLKAAARGLLGLPIGAFLNAFGAIVLGAPVGIKYWIATIYWSSLMSLFTFVPAACVFGASKVDWQNALSHSIYCTSSNVVDYMISVPSHGAVIGAWFGAWPMPLDWERSWQEWPICVTYGAIAGHVIGMLVSLILIVAHKRRARVKAD; encoded by the exons ATGGGCGCCGAGGTCGCCCAGATCAGCGCCTtcaccgccgcagccgcccacgcgctcTGCCTCGCCGGCCTCGCGGCCGCCCACTTCCTCGCCGGCCGCGGCGCCCTCGTCTCCGACCCCGCCCACGCGCTCCGCCTCCTCGTG GTCTGTGAGGCGCCGCTTGTCATCGTGGTGTTCAGTCTGCTCCGGCGAGATCCCAAACGCTGCTCG TTCCTTAAGGCCGCTGCACGGGGATTGCTTGGCTTGCCCATAG GGGCATTCCTAAATGCATTTGGTGCAATTGTTCTTGGCGCACCTGTTGGAATCAA GTACTGGATAGCGACAATCTATTGGTCAAGTCTTATGTCCCTGTTCACT TTTGTTCCAGCAGCATGTGTCTTTGGAGCATCCAAAGTGGATTGGCAGAATGCGCTTTCTCATTCTAT TTATTGCACATCATCCAATGTTGTGGACTACATGATCTCTGTGCCTTCTCATGGAGCTGTAATAGGAGCGTGGTTTGGTGCTTGGCCTATGCCCCTTGACTGGGAGAGATCTTGGCAG GAATGGCCAATATGTGTCACTTATGGCGCAATTGCTGGGCATGTGATTGGCATGTTAGTATCGCTGATCCTCATAGTTGCTCACAAGAGAAGAGCTCGTGTCAAGGCTGACTAG
- the LOC123093575 gene encoding dolichyl-diphosphooligosaccharide--protein glycosyltransferase subunit 1A: MAPPLRLAALLVVVVAVFASAARADLVISRADRKVDLTSHIVRVLTSLKVENAGSEPVSKVLLAFPNIQAKNLAAIRAFGTEGKVKGLSSILPIEIVEPSGVPPELTFFSASLHKPLTKGKILHLDVLTVFTHFLQPFPEEITQADSQLVVFQDSSHYLSPYPVKVQTLSIRLPGGRVESYTKYGNTKLVDSELKYGPYEDVPPFSYNPIIVHFENNNPFAVAKELIREIEISHWGNVQITEHYNIVHGGARLKGEFSRLDYQSRPYARGVSSFRHLIARLPARAHSIYYRDEIGNISTSHLWSDSKKTQLEIEPRFPLFGGWQTTFTIGYGLPLQDFVFSADGKRFLNITFGSPMEEILIEKLIVKVVLPEGSKDIDVSAPFPTNQWQEVKYSHLDIAGRPVLVLEKPDVIPEHNLHFQVYYKFNNISLLIEPMMLITGFFLLFVACIAYMHTDMSISKNSPSYLAKLQWDEVQATVQQIQGIFHQCLAVHDKLETSLHDLSRSGDAKSCKAARKAADAQFKELAKELKPLLLSVQSSPQSYQIWPKLEDLVAKEREMQEKLMARHATVVDSVEKKQRGQDIENRISSQQQKIAALRQEVESLLEYLSEI; this comes from the exons ATGGCGCCTCCGCTCCGCCTCGCCGcgctcctcgtcgtcgttgtcgccgTCTTCGCCTCCGCCGCGCGCGCCGATCTCGTCATCTCCAGGGCGGATCGGAAG GTTGATTTGACTTCGCACATCGTCCGCGTCCTCACTTCGCTCAAG GTTGAAAATGCTGGCTCGGAGCCTGTCTCCAAAGTCTTACTGGCTTTTCCCAACATCCAAGCAAAAAACCTGGCAGCGATCAGAGCATTCGGTACCGAGGGAAAAGTGAAGGGTCTCAGTAGTATTCTTCCGATTGAAATTGTTGAGCCTTCTGGTGTTCCCCCAGAACTAACCTTCTTTTCAGCATCGTTACACAAACCTTTGACAAAGGGGAAGATTCTTCACTTAGATGTCTTGACTGTATTTACACACTTTCTCCAGCCGTTCCCAGAAGAGATCACCCAAGCCGATTCGCAGCTTGTTGTCTTTCAGGATAGTTCTCACTATCTGTCCCCTTACCCTGTTAAAGTCCAGACGCTTAGTATCAGATTGCCTGGTGGAAGGGTTGAATCATACACAAAATATGGAAACACAAAACTTGTGGATTCCGAGCTTAAATATGGACCGTATGAAGATGTTCCCCCGTTTTCCTACAACCCTATTATTGTGCACTTTGAGAACAACAACCCATTTGCAGTTGCAAAGGAGCTTATAAGGGAGATTGAGATATCTCACTGGGGCAATGTACAGATTACAGAACATTACAACATTGTTCATGGTGGTGCCAGACTGAAGGGTGAATTCTCCAG GCTTGACTACCAGTCTAGACCTTATGCAAGAGGGGTTTCATCATTTAGGCATCTCATTGCTAGATTGCCTGCAAGGGCCCACTCTATTTATTACAGAGATGAAATCGGTAATATTTCAACATCACACTTATGGAGTGATTCGAAGAAG ACCCAACTGGAAATTGAACCGAGGTTTCCCTTGTTTGGTGGTTGGCAAACAACCTTTACTATTGGTTATGGTTTACCTCTTCAAGACTTTGTTTTCAGTGCTGATGGAAAGAGATTTCTCAATATCACATTTGGTTCTCCAATGGAGGAGATTCTCATAGAAAAGCTCATCGTAAAG GTGGTTCTACCTGAAGGTTCAAAGGATATTGATGTTTCAGCTCCATTTCCAACAAATCAATGGCAAGAG GTGAAGTATTCACACCTTGACATTGCTGGAAGGCCAGTTCTTGTCTTGGAAAAGCCTGATGTTATTCCAGAGCATAATTTGCATTTCCAG GTGTACTACAAATTCAATAACATCTCGTTGCTCATAGAGCCGATGATGTTGATTACTGGCTTCTtcctcctgtttgttgcatgtattGCCTACATGCACACTGACATGTCAATCTCTAAGAACTCTCCTTCTTATCTGGCAAAGCTGCAATGGGATGAG GTGCAAGCCACTGTTCAGCAAATCCAGGGCATCTTTCACCAGTGCTTAGCTGTTCATGATAAGCTAGAGACATCATTGCACGATTTGTCTAGGTCTGGAGACGCTAAATCTTGCAAAGCAGCTCGTAAAGCCGCTGATGCACAGTTTAAGGAATTAGCGAAAGAGCTGAAGCCGCTGTTGTTATCTGTACAGTCATCCCCTCAGTCTTATCAGATATGGCCAAAG CTAGAGGACTTGGTTGCGAAGGAGAGGGAGATGCAGGAGAAGCTCATGGCGAGGCATGCCACCGTGGTTGACAGCGTCGAGAAGAAGCAGCGCGGGCAAGACATAGAAAACCGGATTTCCTCCCAGCAGCAGAAGATCGCTGCGCTGAGGCAAGAGGTCGAATCTCTTCTAGAGTACCTTAGCGAGATATGA